In one window of Flavobacterium ginsengisoli DNA:
- a CDS encoding CHAP domain-containing protein, whose amino-acid sequence MTLAQKTIAIATAQIGVEEMPRNSNSGPEVEIYLRSVGLGKGYAWCMAFIYWCTQNAAAQMNAKNPLKKTGGVLDQYHSRPLLVKKTPQPGDVFIMDFNNGTGHAGFVEKIAGNTIYTIEGNTNDSGGREGYKVARRKRDIKSIKGFLRL is encoded by the coding sequence ATGACACTAGCTCAAAAAACGATCGCAATCGCAACGGCACAAATTGGTGTCGAAGAAATGCCAAGAAACAGCAACTCAGGCCCTGAAGTCGAAATTTATCTACGAAGCGTCGGACTTGGTAAAGGATACGCCTGGTGCATGGCTTTTATTTATTGGTGCACACAGAACGCCGCCGCCCAAATGAACGCTAAAAATCCTTTAAAGAAAACGGGAGGTGTTTTAGATCAATACCATTCGAGACCTCTTTTGGTAAAAAAAACACCTCAGCCTGGAGATGTTTTCATCATGGATTTTAATAACGGCACAGGTCACGCCGGATTTGTCGAGAAAATTGCAGGAAACACCATTTATACCATCGAAGGAAACACCAATGATTCTGGCGGGCGCGAAGGCTATAAAGTAGCTCGAAGAAAACGCGATATAAAAAGTATTAAAGGCTTTTTACGCCTCTAA
- a CDS encoding methyl-accepting chemotaxis protein translates to MEQFLYPTLTAFFAAFITWFFSMRKSLAEDRAAELDNAVSAVKYYRDLLDDITARLTAATETIKKMEIQHKELMLINQQLVDELQKFKQLNGKSS, encoded by the coding sequence ATGGAGCAGTTTTTATACCCCACTCTAACCGCATTTTTTGCCGCTTTTATTACTTGGTTTTTCTCTATGCGAAAATCACTGGCAGAAGACCGCGCAGCAGAACTCGACAATGCCGTAAGTGCCGTAAAATATTACCGTGATCTTCTGGACGATATTACAGCAAGACTTACCGCCGCTACAGAAACCATAAAAAAAATGGAAATACAGCACAAAGAACTCATGCTGATCAACCAGCAATTGGTTGACGAACTACAAAAATTTAAACAATTAAACGGAAAAAGCTCATGA
- a CDS encoding S24 family peptidase translates to MGSTERVREYLDYKGITKYKFCNDLGFSNKFLDNSNNMGTDKACKILHYYPDLSSEWLLTGNGPMIKEENTSVMVMNSDRKTVDSLHANQEIPLYDLEAVAGLRELFSSGEPQRILDTIKIPNLPKCDGAISVTGDSMYPLLKSGDIILYKETEFENIFFGEMYLLSVKLNDWEEYITVKYVQKSDQGQDYVKLVSQNSHHQPKDIHVSKISALALIKASIRINTMM, encoded by the coding sequence ATGGGGTCAACGGAAAGAGTGCGGGAATATCTTGATTATAAAGGGATTACTAAATATAAGTTTTGTAATGATTTAGGATTTTCTAATAAATTTTTAGACAATAGCAACAATATGGGAACAGATAAAGCGTGTAAAATATTACACTATTATCCAGACCTAAGTTCAGAGTGGCTGTTAACAGGAAACGGACCTATGATTAAAGAAGAAAATACTAGCGTTATGGTTATGAATAGTGATAGAAAAACAGTCGATTCGCTTCATGCAAATCAAGAAATACCTTTGTATGATTTGGAGGCAGTTGCTGGTTTAAGAGAGCTATTTAGTAGTGGGGAACCGCAAAGAATTTTGGATACAATAAAAATTCCAAATCTTCCAAAATGCGATGGGGCAATTTCTGTTACAGGAGATAGTATGTATCCTTTATTGAAATCGGGAGATATTATTCTTTATAAGGAAACGGAATTTGAAAATATCTTTTTTGGTGAAATGTATCTTCTAAGTGTTAAACTGAATGACTGGGAAGAATACATCACCGTAAAATACGTTCAGAAATCTGATCAAGGACAGGATTATGTGAAATTGGTAAGTCAGAATTCGCATCATCAGCCAAAAGATATTCATGTATCAAAAATATCGGCATTGGCTCTTATAAAAGCTAGTATTCGTATTAATACTATGATGTAA
- a CDS encoding STN domain-containing protein translates to MNEKQMRYASIRTIGTKLFLFMTLFFTALTVKAGNVDINKRVTLKVDNESIKNIFQKIENQVDVHFMYESDQVNANQKLSLKLNNVTLEQALDKICGSALRYEIVSNNIVIKKNQKVASSDQNKITVSGTVFGGDDNMPLPGVGIKDKGSDATTATDFDGTFKLEVNASEATLVFSYVGYLTQEVKVTSSQNITVKLATDVKQLQEVVVMGYGSVKKNEVLGAVGSVSMKETSSRTYNNAAELLQGTVAGVTVINDGGDPTASPTINIRGIGSLNAETPLIVLDGIIYSGSLNTINPNDIASINVLKDAASASNLWCKSFWWGNFNYF, encoded by the coding sequence ATGAATGAAAAGCAAATGCGGTATGCCAGCATAAGGACAATAGGAACAAAATTATTCCTATTTATGACTTTGTTTTTTACCGCACTAACAGTAAAAGCTGGGAATGTTGATATTAACAAAAGAGTGACTTTAAAAGTTGATAATGAGAGTATAAAAAATATATTTCAAAAAATTGAAAATCAGGTTGATGTGCATTTTATGTACGAAAGCGACCAAGTAAACGCCAATCAGAAATTAAGTTTAAAACTGAATAATGTAACACTTGAGCAGGCGCTGGATAAAATTTGCGGAAGTGCACTTCGATATGAGATTGTGAGCAACAATATTGTAATCAAGAAAAATCAGAAAGTTGCTTCTTCAGATCAAAATAAAATCACTGTTTCGGGAACTGTTTTTGGCGGAGATGACAATATGCCTTTACCAGGAGTTGGAATTAAAGATAAAGGTTCTGATGCGACAACAGCAACAGATTTTGACGGAACATTTAAATTAGAAGTAAATGCCTCAGAAGCGACACTTGTTTTTTCTTACGTGGGTTATCTAACACAAGAAGTAAAAGTTACTAGTTCGCAAAACATCACGGTAAAATTAGCAACCGACGTAAAACAGCTTCAAGAAGTTGTAGTTATGGGTTACGGAAGTGTGAAAAAAAATGAAGTTTTAGGAGCAGTTGGTTCTGTTTCTATGAAAGAGACTTCTAGCAGAACATACAACAACGCAGCCGAATTATTACAAGGAACAGTTGCCGGAGTTACTGTAATTAATGATGGTGGTGACCCAACTGCATCGCCAACAATCAACATTCGTGGTATTGGATCTTTGAATGCTGAAACGCCTTTAATCGTTTTAGACGGAATCATTTACAGTGGTTCTTTAAATACTATAAATCCAAATGATATTGCATCGATAAACGTTTTAAAAGATGCGGCTTCTGCAAGCAATTTATGGTGCAAGAGCTTCTGGTGGGGTAATTTTAATTACTTCTAA
- a CDS encoding bifunctional helix-turn-helix transcriptional regulator/GNAT family N-acetyltransferase produces MTKATKFIYLYLNNTILQIMTTTTSKIRSFNRFYTAHLDILSQHYLDSEYSLTEIRILYEISESKTITAQKITEILNLDKGYLSRILKRFLKENLIEKVTSSEDKRAFNIKLTDSGNELLSVLNDKSENKIEGKIEKLNNSEKEILVDSMNTVRNLLTENKITREDITYRHNITPGDIGYIIYLHGFIYGNESNFSTDFEKYVIKTFYDFLEKYSPENDRIWMAEYNNKIVGCVAIVHQPNEEAQLRWFLLDPAFRGLGIGKKLLTEAVDFCKEKKFKNVFLLTTSMQDKALQMYKIMGFELTKSEEVHEWGKTFYEERYDLRLFK; encoded by the coding sequence TTGACAAAAGCAACTAAATTTATATATTTGTACCTCAACAATACAATATTACAAATCATGACTACTACGACTTCAAAAATTAGAAGTTTCAATAGATTCTATACGGCGCATTTAGATATTTTAAGCCAGCATTATTTAGACAGCGAATATTCTTTGACTGAGATACGAATTCTATATGAAATCAGCGAAAGCAAAACTATAACGGCCCAAAAAATCACAGAAATTTTAAATCTAGATAAAGGATATTTAAGCCGGATTTTGAAGCGTTTTTTAAAAGAAAATTTAATTGAGAAAGTCACTTCTTCTGAAGACAAACGTGCTTTCAATATTAAATTGACTGATTCTGGAAATGAATTATTAAGCGTATTAAATGATAAATCTGAAAACAAGATTGAGGGTAAAATTGAAAAACTAAACAATTCTGAAAAAGAAATTTTAGTCGATTCGATGAATACAGTTAGAAATCTGCTGACAGAAAATAAAATAACTCGTGAAGATATTACCTATCGCCATAATATTACTCCTGGCGATATTGGCTACATTATTTATTTACACGGATTTATCTATGGAAACGAATCGAATTTTTCAACTGATTTTGAGAAATATGTAATCAAGACTTTTTACGATTTCTTAGAAAAATATTCGCCAGAAAATGACCGAATCTGGATGGCAGAATACAATAATAAAATTGTGGGATGCGTTGCTATTGTGCATCAACCTAATGAAGAAGCGCAATTGAGATGGTTTCTTCTCGATCCCGCTTTTAGAGGTCTCGGAATTGGTAAAAAACTCTTAACTGAAGCTGTAGATTTTTGTAAAGAGAAAAAGTTTAAAAATGTGTTTCTGCTTACGACAAGCATGCAGGATAAAGCACTTCAAATGTATAAAATAATGGGATTCGAACTTACAAAATCTGAAGAAGTTCACGAATGGGGGAAGACGTTTTATGAGGAGCGTTATGATTTGAGACTTTTCAAATAG
- a CDS encoding DUF3164 family protein: MNTTTANNFKPVMDLTQFSAQQLKEALQRVENKKNEERDAYKKLVAETIPKALSRLQQTSEMMQNAKTETFRLFETILDLKNQVYGFKEKQMSHTFSNDKEEITIGYRINEGWDDTVTIGIEKVQNYISSLSTSKETASLVKIVFNLLKKDAKGNLKGSRVLELQKLTKEFNNEEFTDGVEIIASAFKPVRSSWFIEACRIDENGVRTNITLSMSSVDFLQGYAFDFFNQQNEQNHAT; encoded by the coding sequence ATGAACACTACAACTGCAAACAATTTTAAACCTGTTATGGACTTAACTCAATTTTCTGCGCAACAATTAAAAGAAGCACTTCAACGAGTTGAAAACAAGAAAAATGAAGAAAGAGATGCTTATAAAAAACTAGTTGCCGAAACGATTCCAAAAGCGCTTTCTAGATTACAGCAAACTTCTGAAATGATGCAAAATGCAAAAACGGAAACTTTTAGACTGTTTGAAACTATTCTGGATTTAAAAAATCAGGTTTACGGTTTTAAGGAAAAACAAATGTCACACACTTTTTCTAATGACAAAGAAGAAATCACGATCGGTTATCGTATTAATGAAGGTTGGGACGATACTGTAACTATTGGTATTGAAAAGGTTCAGAACTATATTTCTTCTCTTTCAACTAGTAAAGAAACTGCTTCTTTAGTCAAAATTGTTTTCAATCTTCTAAAAAAAGATGCCAAAGGAAACCTGAAAGGCTCCAGAGTTTTGGAACTTCAAAAGCTGACAAAGGAGTTTAACAATGAAGAATTTACAGATGGTGTAGAGATTATTGCTTCCGCTTTTAAACCTGTACGTTCAAGCTGGTTTATTGAGGCATGCCGAATTGATGAAAATGGCGTAAGAACCAATATTACACTATCGATGTCTTCTGTAGATTTTTTACAAGGATATGCTTTTGATTTTTTTAACCAGCAAAACGAACAAAATCATGCGACTTAA
- a CDS encoding SusC/RagA family TonB-linked outer membrane protein: MRLLQAIYGARASGGVILITSKKGVSDKINVNVNYQGGFQNVAKKLQVLNAAEYSDAMNLARDNAGLPRIPAFDPAFEPTARTTKTNWMDEIFRTGEIQDLSLSVNGKTEKSNFFLSGSYRKNEGILLNTYGERYTVRANSSFKLADNFTIGENISYSLTDGQTANTSSSYTGAIQAAILYPPNATIYREDGSGQFGGVPEKYIGSYGDVINPVAYLKRLDNKNPISTILINPYAEWEIVPGLKVKSNWGYTRIQDNASDFTVKVTEPGKIFDFNRLTLKNITTTDLLSEQTISYEKSFGKHNLKALAGYTYQETKRDFYTIEGTGFDNEDPSQRYLLNAKLIQQTAAGRSDEIISSYVGRINYDFSQKYLISGIVRRDGTSKLLENNRWKVYPSVSAGWLISEENFMKGIEPIISNLKLRASWGQIGNLGNLGPYQFSVPLVQTQALIGAVPSINYGYAESELSNPNLKWESSEQTNIGLDFTMLNNSLVGSVDAYVKKNKDMLVRDQLPGVSGTPQGRIVNSGDVENKGIEVSLTYQKTRGEFKFDVTANAGFLSNRIVSIKDDLNSLEPLGLSRVRSLPLANIYQVGSPVGAFYGYQTNGLFQSNDEVKAYVNKDGVMYQPNAVAGDIKFKDENGDGVINNSDRVVLGSPFPKTTYSLNANFRYKGFDMNIFFNGAAGNSVFNAVKHTGLNASFPGYNLLAESKDAWTPTNTDTNVPVLSSTDNNNNFGRISNLFIEDASFLRLKNVSIGYTVKESWLNGKAKLRFFISGQNLFTITKYSGMDPEVGLKNFGMDLGRYPLSRIYMTGVNATF, translated from the coding sequence ATGCGGCTTCTGCAAGCAATTTATGGTGCAAGAGCTTCTGGTGGGGTAATTTTAATTACTTCTAAAAAAGGAGTTTCGGATAAAATTAATGTGAATGTAAACTATCAGGGAGGTTTTCAGAATGTTGCTAAAAAATTGCAGGTTTTAAACGCCGCAGAATATTCTGACGCTATGAATTTAGCAAGAGACAATGCAGGTTTGCCAAGAATTCCTGCTTTTGATCCTGCATTTGAACCAACGGCAAGAACAACAAAAACCAACTGGATGGATGAAATTTTCCGTACAGGAGAAATTCAAGATTTGTCGCTTTCGGTAAATGGAAAAACAGAAAAATCTAATTTCTTTCTTTCTGGAAGTTATAGAAAAAACGAAGGTATTTTGCTAAATACTTATGGAGAACGTTATACAGTAAGAGCAAATTCTTCTTTCAAATTGGCAGATAATTTCACAATTGGAGAAAATATTTCATACTCATTAACTGATGGTCAGACTGCTAATACGTCAAGTTCGTATACAGGAGCAATTCAAGCAGCAATTTTGTATCCGCCAAATGCAACGATTTATAGAGAAGATGGTTCAGGTCAGTTTGGCGGTGTTCCAGAAAAATATATTGGTTCTTATGGAGACGTTATCAATCCGGTAGCGTATTTGAAAAGATTAGACAATAAGAACCCTATTTCAACAATTTTGATCAATCCGTATGCAGAATGGGAAATTGTTCCAGGACTAAAAGTGAAATCGAACTGGGGTTATACAAGAATTCAAGACAATGCATCAGATTTTACAGTAAAAGTTACAGAACCAGGAAAAATCTTTGATTTCAACAGATTGACGCTGAAAAATATAACTACTACAGATTTATTGAGCGAGCAGACTATTTCTTATGAGAAATCATTCGGAAAACATAATTTGAAAGCTTTGGCTGGATATACGTATCAAGAAACAAAAAGAGACTTCTACACTATTGAAGGAACTGGTTTTGATAACGAAGATCCATCACAGCGTTATTTATTAAATGCAAAATTAATTCAGCAGACCGCAGCTGGAAGATCAGATGAAATTATTTCGTCTTATGTGGGAAGAATTAATTACGATTTCAGTCAGAAATATTTAATCTCTGGAATTGTTCGTCGTGACGGAACTTCAAAATTATTAGAAAATAACCGTTGGAAAGTGTATCCTTCAGTTTCTGCAGGTTGGTTAATTTCTGAAGAAAATTTCATGAAAGGTATTGAGCCAATCATCAGCAACTTAAAACTTCGAGCAAGCTGGGGACAAATTGGAAACTTAGGAAATCTTGGGCCATATCAATTTAGTGTGCCTTTAGTTCAAACTCAAGCTTTAATTGGAGCAGTGCCATCAATTAATTATGGTTATGCTGAAAGCGAATTATCAAACCCGAATTTAAAATGGGAAAGTTCTGAGCAGACTAATATTGGTTTAGATTTTACGATGCTAAATAATAGTTTGGTTGGATCTGTTGATGCTTATGTAAAGAAAAACAAAGACATGTTGGTTCGTGACCAATTGCCTGGAGTTTCTGGAACGCCACAAGGAAGAATTGTAAACTCAGGAGATGTAGAAAACAAAGGAATCGAGGTGAGTTTAACGTACCAAAAAACTCGCGGAGAATTTAAATTTGATGTTACGGCAAACGCTGGATTCTTAAGCAATAGAATTGTTTCTATTAAAGACGATTTGAATTCATTAGAGCCGCTTGGTTTAAGCAGAGTTCGTAGTTTGCCATTAGCTAATATTTATCAAGTTGGAAGTCCAGTTGGAGCATTCTACGGATATCAGACAAACGGATTATTCCAAAGTAATGATGAGGTGAAAGCGTATGTAAACAAAGATGGTGTAATGTATCAGCCAAACGCGGTTGCTGGAGATATTAAATTTAAAGATGAAAATGGAGACGGCGTAATCAACAATAGCGACAGAGTAGTGTTAGGAAGTCCTTTTCCAAAAACAACGTATAGTTTGAATGCCAATTTCAGATACAAAGGATTTGATATGAACATCTTTTTTAACGGAGCTGCAGGAAACAGCGTTTTCAATGCGGTAAAACATACAGGTTTAAATGCTTCTTTCCCAGGTTACAATTTATTGGCTGAATCAAAAGATGCTTGGACTCCAACCAATACGGATACAAATGTTCCAGTTCTTTCATCAACAGATAACAATAACAACTTCGGTCGTATTTCTAATCTTTTTATTGAAGACGCTTCTTTCTTAAGATTGAAAAACGTTTCGATTGGTTATACCGTTAAAGAAAGCTGGTTGAACGGAAAAGCGAAACTGAGATTCTTTATTTCGGGACAAAACTTATTTACAATCACAAAATATTCTGGAATGGATCCTGAAGTTGGACTTAAAAACTTCGGAATGGATTTAGGACGTTATCCGCTTTCTCGTATTTACATGACAGGTGTTAACGCAACTTTTTAA
- a CDS encoding RNA polymerase sigma-70 factor yields MYKKFTDEELVELLKSGKDKAFDELYFRYRDLLVRFVYLRMKSIAISEEIVQEVFTSIWERRKTIVIQKSFAAYIYTSVRYMTLDYIKSHEVTDQYIQEVLDKNTASQTSYNAIEDSIYYDELQKAVDEAASLLPKKSKEVFILSRVKHYTNKEIAEELNVSIETVKYHITYALKFMRTHLGEFN; encoded by the coding sequence ATGTATAAGAAGTTTACAGACGAAGAACTTGTTGAATTATTAAAATCGGGCAAGGACAAAGCTTTTGATGAACTTTATTTCAGATATCGAGATCTGTTAGTTCGATTCGTATATCTCCGAATGAAATCAATCGCCATTTCAGAAGAAATTGTGCAAGAAGTTTTTACCTCTATTTGGGAAAGACGCAAAACAATTGTGATCCAGAAAAGTTTTGCGGCTTACATCTACACTTCGGTTCGCTACATGACTTTAGATTACATCAAATCGCACGAAGTTACCGATCAATACATTCAGGAGGTTCTAGATAAAAATACTGCTTCGCAAACCAGTTATAATGCTATCGAAGATTCTATCTATTATGATGAATTGCAAAAAGCAGTTGACGAAGCGGCATCATTACTTCCTAAAAAATCAAAAGAGGTTTTTATTCTCAGCCGAGTAAAACATTACACCAATAAAGAAATTGCCGAAGAATTGAATGTTTCAATCGAAACTGTAAAATATCATATTACATATGCGCTCAAATTTATGCGTACGCATTTGGGCGAATTCAATTAA
- a CDS encoding FecR family protein gives MPENSNNEIKNFLEGKYSPKGQEMWNKWYDRTDDFFDNMEVVQSDRSKLKRELRQIKNTNKVISLQYKNLAVAASLVFLVGLSVFFYATSNTVENKQFTVKLGEHAQIKLSDGTKIWLNAGSVLKYPKEFKGDTREVYLSGEAFFDVAKDKKHPFIIHTNKMDTKVLGTSFNVQAYPDQTTQEVSVATGRVNVKSTVTDENVYVTPGQKVIFKSQSNKLQAFKDVPLNTISLWRKNIMVFEETPLSEVVATINRNYNVAIEVKNKNLNDLKISAYFKELPADQVIGLVCNIVNAQYKMDSGVYKIE, from the coding sequence ATGCCTGAAAATTCAAATAACGAAATCAAAAATTTTTTAGAAGGAAAGTACTCTCCGAAAGGACAAGAAATGTGGAACAAATGGTACGATCGTACTGATGATTTTTTTGATAATATGGAAGTGGTTCAATCAGACCGCTCAAAACTGAAAAGAGAATTAAGACAAATAAAGAATACCAATAAAGTTATTTCACTTCAATATAAAAACTTGGCTGTTGCGGCTTCTTTGGTTTTCCTTGTTGGATTGTCAGTGTTTTTTTATGCAACATCAAATACTGTTGAAAACAAGCAATTTACAGTAAAACTAGGAGAACATGCTCAGATAAAATTAAGTGACGGAACAAAAATCTGGCTAAATGCAGGAAGTGTACTTAAATATCCGAAGGAATTTAAAGGTGATACGAGAGAAGTGTATTTAAGTGGTGAAGCTTTTTTTGATGTAGCCAAAGACAAAAAACATCCTTTTATTATTCATACCAATAAAATGGATACCAAAGTTCTCGGAACTAGTTTTAATGTTCAAGCGTATCCAGATCAAACGACACAAGAAGTTTCGGTTGCAACAGGAAGAGTAAACGTGAAATCGACTGTAACAGACGAAAATGTATATGTAACTCCAGGACAGAAAGTGATTTTTAAATCGCAAAGCAACAAGCTTCAAGCCTTTAAAGATGTTCCGTTGAATACCATTTCGCTATGGCGAAAAAATATTATGGTTTTTGAAGAAACGCCTCTTTCTGAAGTTGTGGCCACAATCAATCGTAATTATAATGTTGCGATTGAAGTCAAAAACAAGAATTTAAACGATTTAAAGATTAGCGCCTATTTTAAAGAACTGCCTGCCGATCAGGTAATTGGACTGGTGTGCAATATCGTCAATGCCCAATACAAAATGGATTCTGGGGTTTACAAAATCGAATAA